CTGATGGACGGCGTGGACGGCTATTTCCATTATGCGACGCCCGGCCTGGGCGATGCGATGATCCCCTACACCAGCCCCGATTGGGCGGGCCGCAAGGAATGGGGCGAGCGCCAGCGCGACAAGGCGGTGCGCGCGATGCACCAGTTCGATGGCATGCTGCAGACCCGGCCCTATCTGGCGGGCGACCGCTTCTCGATGGCGGACATCACCGCCTTCGCCGCGCTGAACTTCGCGGGCGCGGCGGGCATCGCGATCCCGGCCGACTGCAACGCGCTCACCGAATGGCGCGAGCGCGTCTCCGCTCTGCCGAGCGTGCGCAACCGGTCCGGCCAGTCCTTCCTGCCCGAGGATCTGCGCCGCTTCGGCTTCTGATACCCTCCAAACCGTCCGTGCTGAGCCTGTCGAAACACCGTTCTTCTTCTCGGACCCCGCGCTCCGGAAAGGAACGGCCGACAGGCTCAGGGCAAACGGACCTGAAAGCCTCTCACCCGAACAGCCACGCGCCCAGCACGCGCCCCGGCACGAAGGCGAAGAGCGCGGCGGCGACGGCGCTGCCGTATATGATGACCATACCGCGCAGATGCGCCCGGATCTGGCCTGCGCGCGCCAGCCACACGGCGCGCGGAATGCCGACGGTCACCGCCAGCGAGAGGATGTGGATCGGTCCGAGATGCCCGAGCATCCCGACCAGCCCGAAGCTCGACAGCGCCACCACCATCATCAGCGCCGCCCAGATCCGCCCCAGCAGGCGGTGCAGCCGATCGCCCTTGCGGCGCACCAGCACCCAGGCGCCCAGCGGCACGATCGGGATCGCCGCGCCCAGATGGATCGGAAGCCAGATCGACCGGGCTGACAGCGTGGGCGATCCCGTCGCGACATGACGCACCAGCGCCGCGAGGATCAGGGCGCTCACGATCCCGGCCGTCAGCGCGATCAGCCAGCGGAGCGGATGCGGGATGGCAGGCAGAGGGATCGGGGCGGTGGCGGCGAGGCTGGTCATGCAGGTCTCCTTCGATGACCTCGCCATGGCAGCGCGCGGTTCGCCCTCAAGCGCGCCTGCGTCAAACGCGCTCCGCCCTTCGCCGATGCCGTGGATGTACCGTTCGCGAAGCGCCGATGGTACAGGTCCCCCCATGGCGCGCCTGAAGGATATCTCGGCCGAATTGCTGGTGATGGCCGGGCTCGGCCTGATTCTGGGCCTGCTCGGGCCGTTCGGCACCTTCGCCATGCCGGTGGCCGCGCGCGTCGGCATCTGGCTGGCGATGGCGATCGGCGGCTATGCCTGCTTCCGGCCCGTGATCGGCGCCGGCCGCTCGCTGTCCGAACAGGCGCATCTGCCGTTGACGCTCGCGATGGCGCTGGCCTGCATCGTCGCCTCCGTTCCGGTGACGGTGATGACCGGCGCGCTGTTCGGCGAAGGGCTCGATCCCGCCGCGCTCGCGCATTCCTACCCCTATGTGCTGCTGGTCGGCGGGCTGACCACGGCGATCCAGGTCCTGCTCTTCTCGCGCCGCCAGCCGCCAGCCGCCCCAGCCCTCGCCACGGCCGCGATCGACGCGAATGCGCCGCAGCCGCCCTCCGATTCCGTACCCGTCGCCGCGCCGACACCCCCCGCACCGCAGCCGCCCGCCACCTTCCTCGATCGCCTGCCGCCGCATCTGGGCCGCGATCTGATGTGTCTGGAGATGGAGGATCATTATGTCCGTGCCCATACGGCGCGCGGCTCCACCCTGATCCTGATGCGGATGCGCGATGCGGTGGCCGAGGTCGCGGGGATCGAGGGTGAGCGCGTGCATCGCAGCTGGTGGGTCGCCCGCACCGCCGTCGCCGCCACCGAGCGGCGCGATCGGGCGATCCTGCTGCGCCTGTCCAACGGACTGGACGTGCCGGTCGCGCGGGACAGCGTGGCCCTGCTCCGATCGAAAGGGTGGCTGTAGCGGGTTGCGAAACGCGCGGAAGGGCGCGCGCCGGCAGGCGCATCATCAAACAATGTGTAACGCGATTGCCAAATGGGCTCTCGTGGCTATGAGCGGGCGCGAAAATTCCCCGGGGGTCCCCACGCGATGAAATTGTTGACCGGCAACGCGAACCGGCCGCTGGCCAAGGCGATCGCCGATTATCTGGACATGCCGCTGACCGATGCGTCGGTCCGCCGCTTCGCCGACGAAGAGGTCTTCGTCGAGATTCACGAGAATGTGCGCGGCGAAGACGTGTTCGTGCTGCAGTCGACCGGCTACCCCGCCAACGACAATCTGATGGAATTGCTGATCTGCATCGATGCGCTGCGCCGCGCCTCGGCCCGCCGGATCACCGCCGTCGTCCCCTATTTCGGCTATGCCCGCCAGGATCGGAAGCCCGGCCCGCGCACGCCGATTTCCGCCAAACTGGTCGCCAACCTGATCACCGCCGCGGGCGCGAACCGCGTGCTGTCGGTGGATCTGCACGCCGGCCAGATCCAGGGCTTCTTCGATATCCCGACCGACAACCTCTACGCCGCGCCGGTGATGTCCGAGGATATCAAAGCCCGCTTCGGCGACAAGAATCTGATGGTCGTCTCGCCCGACGTCGGCGGCGTGGTGCGCGCCCGTGCGCTCGCCAAGCGGCTGAACAACGCCCCCCTCGCCATCGTCGACAAGCGCCGCGAGCGCGCCGGCGAGAGCGAGGTGATGAACATCATCGGTGACGTCACCGGCCGCTTCTGCATCCTGATCGACGATATCGTCGATTCGGCCGGCACGCTCTGCAACGCCGCCGCGGCGCTGCGCGATGCGGGCGCCGAGGATGTCGTCGCCTATGTCACGCACGGCGTGCTGTCGGGCGGCGCGGTCGCGCGCGTCGAGGGTTCGGCGCTGCGCGAGCTGGTGATCACCGATTCGATCGCGCCCAATGTGGCGGTGGCCGGCGCGCAGAAGATCCGCGTCAACACGATCGCCCCGCTGCTGGCCGAGGCGGTGCGCCGCATCGCCGACGAAAGCTCGGTTTCCTCGCTGTTCGACTGAGGCCCGTCGGCCTATTTCCCGCTCGATGATCCGCTTTTGAGGCGGACCGAGCCGAGATAGGCCGTAGCGGCGCTCGCCTCCTTGGGGCTGGGAATGGCGCGATAGGCATATTGCACGAGGTGGATGTCCGCATCCCCCGCGAAGGCACGTGCCAACATCGTCTCGGGCTTTCCCGTCGCCGGGTTGAGTGGGCACGTCACGCGGAACGCCGCTGTGACATGACCGCCATCGCTTGCGTCCTCGATCGGATCCGCAATGGCTCCGGGACAAGCCTGAATCATGAGGGAGCCGAGCTTTTCCAGCATCGCATGAGGCCCGATCCGGGCAAGTCCGGAGAAGCGCTGAACGGTGATCATCCTCGACCACGCTTCGACTGTTTCGCGAACGGGTACGCGTTCCTCGATCGTCTGGCCGCTCTGTTTGTCAGCGAAGCCGATCTTGAAGCCGGAGGGCAAAGGCGCTTCGAGCATTTCGGCCTCAGGAGCCGGAACCGCCCCCGCCGCCTGGAGGGCGATCCATAACGCTGCCGTGAACCCGATCATATTCGCCCCCTCGTCATTGATCCCAACTGTCACACGGGATTCGATGTTGCCAAGCGACATGATCGCCCGCCCACCGCTGCCGCCCCTCATCGGTTGACGCCCGCCCCGCCGCCCTCCAGCATCGCGAGCGGGGTCTGGGGGGATTGCGGTCGTGGCGCGGCGTTCGGAATTCCGGGTCGAGCAACTCAGCGGGCTGACGCTGACCCTCTATCGCGCGCTGATGGCGGTGCTTCTGCTGATCGCGGCGATCGGCATCGTCACCGCCTACGGCCAGCAGCGCGACGCGCAGGCCTCGGTCGGGCCGACCTTCGCGGCCAGCCTGCGCTTTCCGGGCGGCAACGATGTGGTGACGCGAGTCGCCCCCTTCAGCGACGAGGCGCGCGCCAGAGGCCTGCTGCCGGGCGACCGGCTGATCGCGATCGACGGTCGCGCGATCCCCTATTTCGATCTGGATGCGATCCAGTCGCTGCTCGCAGGCCCCGACGGCAGCACCTATCGCCTGACCGTGCAGACCGGCGAGGCGTCGCCGCGCACGATCACGCTCACCCGCAATTCCCATTATATCGACCAGGCCTATGCCGGATCGGGGCTCACCTTCGCGATCCGCAGCTGGACGGTGTTCGGCTTCCGCATGCTGGATGCCGTGCTGGCGCTGGCTACGGCGCTGCTGCTCTTCATCCGCCGCCCGACCGATCCGGTGGCGGCGATGCTGGCCTTGTGCGCGGTGCCACTGGAGAACGGGCTGCTGTTCCTGTGGCCCGATGCGGGGCTGGCGCTGACCGGCTTCTCGTCGGTGCGCCACATGCTCTTCCTCACCACGATCCTGATCTATCCCAACGGGCGCTTCGTGCCGCGCTGGACGATCTGGCTGACGCCGCTGATCCCGGTGATCGAGCTGGTGTCCTTCCAGTCGACCACGGTGGAAGCCGCGATCGGCCTGCGGCAGCTGCTGCTCTTCGCCTTCCTGATCGCGGCGGCCGGCGCCTTCTACCTGCGCTATCGTTCGACCCCGCCCGGCGCGGAGCGGCAGCAGATCAAGCTCATCATGCTGGGCACGGTCGGCTGGGTGCTGTTCGGGCTTGTCTCGCTGGTGCTGGAGCGGATCTCGGCGGCCAGCGCGACGGTGGCGATGTCGGCCTGGTTCTCGCTCGCCTCGCATCTGGCGGGCAGCTTCGCCGCGATCGCGCTGGAGGCCGGCATCCTGCTCTCGCTGCTGCGGCTGCGCCTCTACGACGCCGATTCGCTGATCAGCCGCTCCGCCGCTTATACCTTCCTCACCCTGCTGCTCGGTCCCACCTTCGCCGCGACCGACAAGGTGGTGCAGGTGCTGAGCGCGCAATCCTTCGGCGAGAATGCGCGCGCCATGTCGGCGGGCTTCGGCGCCGCCATCGCCGCCACGTTGATCGCGCCGCTCAACAAGCGCGTGCGCCGCTGGACCGAACTGCGCTTTCAGGGCGAGATCGTGGCGCTGCGCGACGATCTGCCGAAGCATGTGGGCGATCTGCGCGAATTCGCGACGTTGGACGTGCTGCTGGCGGGCGTGCTGGACCGCATCCGGCAGGGGATCCGGACGCGCCATGTCGCGATCCTGCTGCGCGGCGAGAATGGGGGCTTCCATCCCCTGACGTCGCCCGGCCTGACCGGCGAGACCGTTCTTACCTGGGCGCAGGACTGGCAGCCGGAGCCGGGCAACCGGCTGGAAGGCGACCGCGACGATCCGCTCTTCCCGGTGCGGATCCGGCTGGGCGACGAGGAACCCGGCATGATCGGCTGGATCCTGCTGGGGCCCCGCCCCGACGGCAGCTTCTTCGGCAAGGACGAGCGCAAGGCACTGGCCGAGATCGCCGCGCCGATCGCGCTCGCCATCCGCATCGTGCGCGAGCGCGACGCGCGCATGGCCGGGCATATCGCGCGCAATCGCGAGCTGGAGGAACGCATCGCCACGCTGGAGAGCCGGCTGGGCGCCTTCCGGGATAGTGCGTGAACCTCTCCCAAAACCCGTGGGGCACTGAGCTTGTCGAAGTGCCGTTCTTTCTTTCCACCTTGCGAAGAAGAGGAACGGTGCTTCGACAAGCTCAGCACGAACGGGTTTTGGTTCGATCGATCCCGCCTAGGCTGGGACATCGCGACCGGCTAGGCAGTCCCCATGACCGACGATGATATCCAGCTGATCGGGCGGCTGGCGGATGCCGCGGGTGCGGCGATCCGCCCCTTCTTCCGCGCGCGCTTCACGATCGAGACCAAGGCCGATGCCTCGCCCGTGACGCAGGCGGATCGCGCCGCCGAGACCGCGATCCGCGCGATCCTAGAGCAAGAACGCCCGCAGGACGGCATCATCGGCGAGGAATATGGCGTCACCCGCGAAGAGGCGCCGCGCCAGTGGGTGATCGATCCGATCGACGGCACGCGCGCCTTTCTCGCCGGGCGGCCTCTGTTCGGCACCCTGATCGCGCTGCTGGAGGAGGATCGCCCGGTGCTGGGCGTGATCGACCAGCCGATTTCGGGCGAACGCTGGCTGGGCGCCAAGGGGCGGCCGACCCTGTTCAACGGCGCGCCCGTGAAGACGCGCGCCTGCGCCACGCTCGCCGCCGGCCATATGGCGACGACGGGCCCCTATCTGTTCGCGCCCGAAGACCAGCCCGCCTTCGATCGGCTGCGCGGGGAAATGCGCGACACGATCTGGGGCGGCGACTGCTATAATTACGCGCTGGTCGCCTCGGGCCATGTCGATCTGGTCGTCGAATCCTGGCTCAAGCTCTATGATTTCGCGGCGCTCGTGCCCGTGGTGGAGGGCGCCGGCGGGCGCATGACCGACTGGCAGGGCCAGCCGCTCGACCGCCACAGCGACGGCCGCGTGATCGCGGCGGGCGATCCGGCGCTGATCGAGCAGGCCGTGACGGTGCTGGCTTCCTGACCGTCATTCCCGCGAAAGCGGGAATCCATGGAAGCACGCCGCCGGATCAAGCCGAAAAAGCCTGCTGGCGATGGATCCCCGCTTTCGCGGGGATGACGATGAAGGTCACAGCTTGATCGGCTTCTTGTCCTTCTCCGCCTTCACGTCGGCGCTCTTGCCCTTGCCGATATCCTTGCGCGGCTCGCCCTTGAGGGTGCGCTGGGCGGCCGCGTTCGCGCCGGCCAGCACCGGCCCGCAGGCCGCCGCCTTCGCATCGCCCGGATCGACGAACGCCAGCAGCGCCGCCGGCGGCGTCAGCACGCCCAGCGCCACGCCCACCCCGCCGCGCAGCAGCAGTTCGGGTGTGACGATCTGGAACGAGGGCGCCGCGAAATGGCCACCGATGCCCACGGGCGACTGGCCCGAGAAGACGCTGAACTTCTTCGCGTCCGCGCGGAAGGCGAAGCTGAGCAACTCGTCCTTGAAGCTGAAGCCGCCCTTGGCCGTCATCACATTCTTGCTGGTATCGATCAGGATGGGATCGGCCGCCGCGATGCCGTCGCGCACCGTGAAGCCGATCAGCCCGCAATTGATCTGCACCGGCTCCTTCAGCTTCTTCTCGAACATCTTCTGCACGAAGGTGCCGATGTCGAATTCGGACAGCTGGGTGTAGCTGGTCCAGAAGGTGCCGCGCGGCAGGATCACGGCGATGCGGCCGTTGGACGTGGCGAGCGAATCGCGCACCGTGTTGCCGGTGCCCGTCATCTTCACGCGCGCCTTGATCGTGCCGGTCGTACCCGAATCATTGACCCCGAAGCGCGCGAGCAATTTGCCCATCGGCGTCGGCGACATGCGGATATCGTAATCGGTGACGATCGCGGGCTGGCGCGCATTGATCGAAATGTCGCTGTCGACATGGCCGCCCGCCATATCGAAGTTGAGCGGGCTCAGCTTCATCAGCGAATGATCGAGATCGAGGCCGAGCAGGATGTTCGAGATCGGCACGAACGGCTGCCTGATGTCGGCCACCTTGTAGGTGACCTTCGCATCGAAGGCCTTGATCGCGTCCACGCGCAGCGGCGCGTCGGGCAGGATGCGCGGATAGGCACCGCGCGCATGCTGGGTGGTCGCGGCGGCGGTGGCACCCTGCGTCGCCAGCTTGTCGGGATTGTAGCCGATGAACGGCCCGATATCGATCATGTCGACCAGACGGCTGGCGAGATCGGCCTTCAGGAACAGGCGATCCTCGGTGCCGGTGCGCGGCACGGTGACCGTCATCGCACCGCCGATGTCGCTATTGCCGTAGCTCCCGGCGATGCGGGTGAATTCATAATCCTGTCCGCGCTTCGTCAGGTGCGAGCGCAGGCGATAGGCCCGCGTATCCGGCACGGCGATGCCGGCCAGATCGAACAGGTTGCGCAGATTGCGCCCGCGCACCTGCACGGCGAGATCCGCACCCTCGATCTGCGTCGCGGCCGGAAGCGTACCCGACACGTCGACGCTGGTGCGCGCGGCGCGAACATGCAGCTCGAACTGGTTGCGCCCGCCCGCCATCAGCGCGTTGGGCGAGGTCTGGCTGCCGTTCAGCGTGAAGGGGTTGCCGCGCGCCGTGCCCTTGCCGGTGAACAGGATATTGTTGGCGAAGCGGCTGTCCTTCGCGTTGATCGGATCGAAATGCACGTCCGCGAAGATCTGCATCGCGGCATCGTCATAGTGGATGTCGGTGCCCGTCACCGCCGCGCGCCGGATCAGCGGCATCTGGAACGGCGTGTCGCCCGCAAACGTCCAGCTGTTGCGCTTGTGCGCCTTGTCCCATTCCAGATCGACCGTGCCGTCGACCAGGTTCAGCCATTCGATCTGCTTCTTCCCGAAGATCAGCGGCAGCGTCTCGATCCGCGTGTCGATCAGCTTGGAGGCGAACAGATTGGGCTTCTTCGCCCAGTCGGGATTGGAAACGGTCATGCCCTCGGCAAGGAACTTCACGTCGATCGGATCGAAATAGAAATTGAAGTCGCCAGCCACGCGGATGTCGCGTTCCATATAGCGGCTCGCGACCCGCTCGAACGTATGCTTCAGGAAGCGGCCCTTGGTGACGAACAGCACCAGCCACGCCAGGAAGATCAGCCCGAAGATCGTGGCCACCACCGAGACGACCGAGGCGATCGCCGTCCTGGCCGGGTCGCGCACCGGCGCCGGAGCGGGCGGGGGCGGCGCATCGGCCGGACTGCTGTCCCGTGCGGACGGAGGGTGAGACAGATCGACCATGAGCGCACAAACCGTTCGTCGCGTTCGTCGGTTCCGGTTGCGAATCTGTTCCGACTTGCCTATAGGCGCGCGCTTCCAAGCGATTATCGCGAGAACTGCCCGGCTAGTGTGGGCTGCCGTGGCCGTTCCTGATCGCCTCGACAAGGAGACGAAAATGCCCAAGCTGAAGACGAAGAGCGGCGTTAAAAAACGCTTCAAGCTCACCGCCACCGGCCTGCTGAAGCATGGCGTGGCGGGCAAGCGGCACCGGCTGATGAGCCACAATGCCAAGTATATCCGCCAGAACCGCGGCACCTCCGTGCTTTCCGACGCCGATACGGCGACGGTGAAGCGCTGGGCGCCCTACGGCCTCAAGTAAGGAGTAGCGGGACATGGCACGCGTCAAGCGCGGCGTAACCACGCACGCAAAGCATAAGCGTATTCTGGAAGACGCGAAGGGCTATTATGGCCGTCGCAAGAATACGATCCGCATCGCCCGCCAGGCGGTGGAGAAGGCCGGGCAGTACGCCTATCGCGACCGCAAGGTGAACAAGCGCAATTTCCGCGCTCTGTGGATCCAGCGCATCAACGCCGCCGTCCGCACCGAAGGCCTGACCTACGGTGTGTTCATGCACGGCCTGAAGCTGGCCGGCATCGATCTGGACCGCAAGGTCCTGGCCGATCTGGCGATGAACGAAGCCGCCACCTTCTCGGCGATCGTCGCCCAGGCGAAGGCAGCGCTTCCGGAAGACGCCCGCGTCGCGGCGTAATCCGATCGTTCGCTGAACGAATGAAGGGCGCGGCGCCGAAGGGTGCCGCGCCCTTTTTGTTTGCTCCATCGTCATTCCCGCGCACGCGGGAATCCAGTATCGCAGCGCCATGGAGCGAGCGCCGGTCGTCTATATTCTGGCCAGCGCCCGCGCCGGGACCTTGTATATCGGCGTCACCTCGAACCTGTTGCAACGTCTGCATCAGCATCGTGAAGGGTTGATCCCCGGCTTCACCTCCCGCTACGGGGTCGCGCGACTGGTCTGGTTCGAAATGCACGGGGATATGGCTTCGGCCATCGGGCGCGAGAAACAGCTCAAGAAATGGAACCGCGCCTGGAAGCTCAGCCTGATCGAGGAGCGGAACCCCCATTGGGAAGATCTGGCGGTGACGATGCTTGGCCTCGATCCGCTTGATACTTCCTCCCCGTCATTCCCGCGAAAGCGGGAATCCACGGATATGAGACTTCAACAGGACGGGCTGCCGTCCATGGATCCCCGCTTCCGCGGGGATGACGAGGATTTGTTGTGAGCGACGTCCAAACCTTGAGTGCCAGCCTCGTCGACGAGGTCCGGTCCGCCGCCGATGCCGACACGCTGGAGGCGATCCGCGTGCGCGCGCTCGGCAAGTCCGGCACGATCACCGCGCTGCTGAAGACGCTCGGCGCGATGTCGCCCGAGGAGCGGCAGGAGAAGGGCCCCGCCATCCAGGGCCTGCGCGCCGCCGTCGCCGATGCGATCGCGGAGCGGAAGGCCGCGCTGGATCAGGCCGCGCTCGACGCGCGCCTCGCTTCCGAGCGGCTCGACATGTCGCTGCCCGTCGGCGCGGGCGCGCAGGGCTCCGTCCACCCCGTCAGCCAGGTGATGGACGAGCTGGCCGAGATTTTCGCCGATCTGGGCTTCGCCGTCGCCACCGGCCCGGAGATCGAGGACGACTGGCACAATTTCACCGCGCTCAACATTCCGGAAACCCATCCGGCCCGCGCGATGCACGACACCTTCTACTTTCCCGATGTGGACGCCGAGGGTCGCAGGATGCTGCTCCGCACGCATACCTCGCCGGTGCAGATCCGCACGATGAAGGATGCCGAGCCGCCGATCCGCATCATCGCGCCGGGCCGCGTCTATCGGTCGGACAGTGACGCCACCCACACGCCGATGTTCCACCAGATCGAGGGCCTCGTCATCGATCGCGGCATCCATCTCGGCCATCTGCGCTGGACGCTGGAGACCTTCCTCAAGGCCTTCTTCGAGCGTGACGATATCGTGCTGCGCCTGCGCCCCTCGTATTTCCCCTTCACCGAGCCTTCGGTGGAGGTCGATGTCGGCTATTCGATCGAGAAGGGCCGCCGCGTGATCGGCGGCGATCCCACCGGCCCCAATGGCGGCTGGATGGAGGTGCTGGGCTCCGGCATGGTCCACCCCAAGGTGATCGCCGCCGCCGGTCTGGATCCGGCCGAGTGGCAGGGCTTCGCCTTCGGCACCGGCGTCGATCGCCTCGCTATGCTGAAATATGGAATGGATGATCTGCGCGCCTTCTTCGACGGTGATCTGCGCTGGCTGCGCCATTATGGCTTCCGCGCGCTCGACGTACCCACGCTGAGCGGAGGAGTGGGCGCATGAAGTTCACCCTGTCCTGGCTCAAGGAGCATCTCGACACCGAGGCGGACGTGTCCGCGATCGCCGATGCGCTCACCCGCATCGGGCTGGAGGTGGAGAGCGTCGAGGATCCCGCGATCCGGCTGCGCGGCTTCACCATCGCGCGCGTGCTGACGGCGGCGGCGCATCCGCAGGCGGACAAGCTTCAGGTGCTGACGGTGGATGCCGGTGACGGCAAGCCGCCGCTGCAGGTCGTCTGCGGCGCACCCAATGCGCGCGCGGGCCTGGTCGGCATCTTCGGCCAGCCGGGCGCGGTCGTCCCCGCCAACGGCATGGAACTGCGCGTCGCGGCGATCCGCGGCGTCGAATCGAACGGCATGATGTGCTCGCTGCGCGAGCTGGAGCTGGGCGAGAGCCATGACGGCATCGTCGAGCTGCCCAACGACGCCCCGGTCGGCACGCTCTACGCCGATTATGCGGGGCTGGCCGATCCGGTGATCGATATCGCGGTGACGCCCAACCGGCAGGATTGCATGGGCGTGCGCGGCATCGCGCGCGATCTGGCGGCGGCGGGCCTCGGCCGGCTGAAGCCGCTCGACGTGCCGACGATCCGCAGCGACGTGGCTTTGCCCGTCACCATCGCCACCCAGGACCCCGAAGGCTGCCCCGCTTTCTTCGGCCGTGCCGTGCTGGGCGTGACCAACGGCGCCTCGCCCGACTGGATGCAGCGCCGCCTGATCGCGGTGGGCCAGCGGCCGATCTCGGCGCTGGTCGACATCACCAATTATGTGATGCTGGATCATGGCCGCCCGCTGCACGTCTATGATCTCGCCAAGCTGTCCGGCGGCCTCGTCGCGCGCAAGGCGAAGGCGGGCGAGACGGTGCTGGCGCTGAACGGCAAGAGCTACGATCTCGACGAGACGATGACCGTCATCGCGGACGACGCCCATGTCCACGATATCGGCGGCATCATGGGCGGCGAGGAATCGGGCGTGTCGGAGACGACCACCGACGTGCTGATCGAGTGCGCCTATTTCACACCCGAGACGATCGCGCGCACCGGCGGCAAGCTGGGCCTGACCAGCGATGCGCGCGCCCGTTTCGAGCGCGGCGTGGATCCGGCCTTCCTGGGCGACGGCCTCGCCCTCGCCACCCGGCTCGTCACCGAAATCTGCGGCGGCAAGCCGACCGAGGCGATGGAAGCGGGCGAGCCCCCGCTCGGCCGCCACACGTTCAAATATGAGCCCGCCGCCACGTTGCGTCTGGCCGGGATCGAGGTGGCGCCCGATCGCCAGCGCGCGATCCTGCAGAG
This DNA window, taken from Sphingomonas sp. AP4-R1, encodes the following:
- the rpmI gene encoding 50S ribosomal protein L35, whose product is MPKLKTKSGVKKRFKLTATGLLKHGVAGKRHRLMSHNAKYIRQNRGTSVLSDADTATVKRWAPYGLK
- a CDS encoding AsmA family protein → MVDLSHPPSARDSSPADAPPPPAPAPVRDPARTAIASVVSVVATIFGLIFLAWLVLFVTKGRFLKHTFERVASRYMERDIRVAGDFNFYFDPIDVKFLAEGMTVSNPDWAKKPNLFASKLIDTRIETLPLIFGKKQIEWLNLVDGTVDLEWDKAHKRNSWTFAGDTPFQMPLIRRAAVTGTDIHYDDAAMQIFADVHFDPINAKDSRFANNILFTGKGTARGNPFTLNGSQTSPNALMAGGRNQFELHVRAARTSVDVSGTLPAATQIEGADLAVQVRGRNLRNLFDLAGIAVPDTRAYRLRSHLTKRGQDYEFTRIAGSYGNSDIGGAMTVTVPRTGTEDRLFLKADLASRLVDMIDIGPFIGYNPDKLATQGATAAATTQHARGAYPRILPDAPLRVDAIKAFDAKVTYKVADIRQPFVPISNILLGLDLDHSLMKLSPLNFDMAGGHVDSDISINARQPAIVTDYDIRMSPTPMGKLLARFGVNDSGTTGTIKARVKMTGTGNTVRDSLATSNGRIAVILPRGTFWTSYTQLSEFDIGTFVQKMFEKKLKEPVQINCGLIGFTVRDGIAAADPILIDTSKNVMTAKGGFSFKDELLSFAFRADAKKFSVFSGQSPVGIGGHFAAPSFQIVTPELLLRGGVGVALGVLTPPAALLAFVDPGDAKAAACGPVLAGANAAAQRTLKGEPRKDIGKGKSADVKAEKDKKPIKL
- the rplT gene encoding 50S ribosomal protein L20, with translation MARVKRGVTTHAKHKRILEDAKGYYGRRKNTIRIARQAVEKAGQYAYRDRKVNKRNFRALWIQRINAAVRTEGLTYGVFMHGLKLAGIDLDRKVLADLAMNEAATFSAIVAQAKAALPEDARVAA
- a CDS encoding DUF2306 domain-containing protein; the protein is MTSLAATAPIPLPAIPHPLRWLIALTAGIVSALILAALVRHVATGSPTLSARSIWLPIHLGAAIPIVPLGAWVLVRRKGDRLHRLLGRIWAALMMVVALSSFGLVGMLGHLGPIHILSLAVTVGIPRAVWLARAGQIRAHLRGMVIIYGSAVAAALFAFVPGRVLGAWLFG
- a CDS encoding ribose-phosphate pyrophosphokinase, with the protein product MKLLTGNANRPLAKAIADYLDMPLTDASVRRFADEEVFVEIHENVRGEDVFVLQSTGYPANDNLMELLICIDALRRASARRITAVVPYFGYARQDRKPGPRTPISAKLVANLITAAGANRVLSVDLHAGQIQGFFDIPTDNLYAAPVMSEDIKARFGDKNLMVVSPDVGGVVRARALAKRLNNAPLAIVDKRRERAGESEVMNIIGDVTGRFCILIDDIVDSAGTLCNAAAALRDAGAEDVVAYVTHGVLSGGAVARVEGSALRELVITDSIAPNVAVAGAQKIRVNTIAPLLAEAVRRIADESSVSSLFD
- the hisN gene encoding histidinol-phosphatase; this encodes MTDDDIQLIGRLADAAGAAIRPFFRARFTIETKADASPVTQADRAAETAIRAILEQERPQDGIIGEEYGVTREEAPRQWVIDPIDGTRAFLAGRPLFGTLIALLEEDRPVLGVIDQPISGERWLGAKGRPTLFNGAPVKTRACATLAAGHMATTGPYLFAPEDQPAFDRLRGEMRDTIWGGDCYNYALVASGHVDLVVESWLKLYDFAALVPVVEGAGGRMTDWQGQPLDRHSDGRVIAAGDPALIEQAVTVLAS
- a CDS encoding PDZ domain-containing protein, with the translated sequence MARRSEFRVEQLSGLTLTLYRALMAVLLLIAAIGIVTAYGQQRDAQASVGPTFAASLRFPGGNDVVTRVAPFSDEARARGLLPGDRLIAIDGRAIPYFDLDAIQSLLAGPDGSTYRLTVQTGEASPRTITLTRNSHYIDQAYAGSGLTFAIRSWTVFGFRMLDAVLALATALLLFIRRPTDPVAAMLALCAVPLENGLLFLWPDAGLALTGFSSVRHMLFLTTILIYPNGRFVPRWTIWLTPLIPVIELVSFQSTTVEAAIGLRQLLLFAFLIAAAGAFYLRYRSTPPGAERQQIKLIMLGTVGWVLFGLVSLVLERISAASATVAMSAWFSLASHLAGSFAAIALEAGILLSLLRLRLYDADSLISRSAAYTFLTLLLGPTFAATDKVVQVLSAQSFGENARAMSAGFGAAIAATLIAPLNKRVRRWTELRFQGEIVALRDDLPKHVGDLREFATLDVLLAGVLDRIRQGIRTRHVAILLRGENGGFHPLTSPGLTGETVLTWAQDWQPEPGNRLEGDRDDPLFPVRIRLGDEEPGMIGWILLGPRPDGSFFGKDERKALAEIAAPIALAIRIVRERDARMAGHIARNRELEERIATLESRLGAFRDSA
- a CDS encoding glutathione S-transferase family protein; its protein translation is MKIYDRAGFPNPSRIRIVVAEKGLEDRVDYVSVDLIGAEHKQAPFLAINPSGKIPVLELEDGTQISESTAITEYLDNLDGTPTLTGTTPREKAMIHMMQKRAEVELMDGVDGYFHYATPGLGDAMIPYTSPDWAGRKEWGERQRDKAVRAMHQFDGMLQTRPYLAGDRFSMADITAFAALNFAGAAGIAIPADCNALTEWRERVSALPSVRNRSGQSFLPEDLRRFGF
- a CDS encoding LytTR family DNA-binding domain-containing protein — encoded protein: MARLKDISAELLVMAGLGLILGLLGPFGTFAMPVAARVGIWLAMAIGGYACFRPVIGAGRSLSEQAHLPLTLAMALACIVASVPVTVMTGALFGEGLDPAALAHSYPYVLLVGGLTTAIQVLLFSRRQPPAAPALATAAIDANAPQPPSDSVPVAAPTPPAPQPPATFLDRLPPHLGRDLMCLEMEDHYVRAHTARGSTLILMRMRDAVAEVAGIEGERVHRSWWVARTAVAATERRDRAILLRLSNGLDVPVARDSVALLRSKGWL